Genomic window (Oryza sativa Japonica Group chromosome 3, ASM3414082v1):
CATGGACGGATGGGATGATGGGAGAGTTTTCTGTAATGCTCACATTTATTGTATCTTACTAAACCCACTTTTATAAATACATGACAGCATTGACTTTTGAACATATATTatcttaatttttaaaaaataaattaattattatttattttgttgtgagttttttttattgaaagtactttaaacatgatttatattttatgCATTTCGTAAAAATATTCTAATAAGACGAACAATGGTATGTATTAAAAAACGAGAGTATTTAACATTTTAATCTGTACTATCATTCgcgacaatttttttttcaaaattgcgGAGTAGTACTTCACATATTGGCATGGAGTACATCAGACGATACTAGTACAGCATACATGTCGTGGCGTTCAACTTGTTGGAGATCTGATGCGATATAAATCGATCCTACGTCACATGACAGACTGGACCCTTGTCAAAATTATGGATTGGATGATTAATCACTGATAGGTAGTACTAGTAGCAACTCAATCACACAAGCGAAGTGAGAAGAAAAGGAACCTCTTCCTGCATTAAGACAACGGCGACGGGGTCACTGAAAGTGAAGCCTGTGGCGCACACGACACGACCTCCTCAACGGATCTGTGGCTTACCCGTCGCCGTTAGAGCGTTTGCTCCAACGCTTCTGCAGTACAAGAGTACAGCTGAAAGCCATAGTACACTGATGATATTTGCAAGCCTGAAGTACAAGCCGCCCCTAACGATCTCCCCCCCATATGTACTGCAGCTAACTTGTACTACTACCAGTGCACCATGGCCGGGGTACAAATATGCCACCCTTCACCAATGGATGCATCAGCAGCAGCCACAGCAAAATTTGGTTTGGGATAGGTAGGTGTTATGTTAGGTCTGGTTTTTTGGCTGTAGCAGCAGCAGTGGAAGGGGCATGCAGAGGAGCAGGAGATTCAGTTTGAAGCTGGACTTCACTTTTGCCTCTCTCTCCTGTGCTTGCCTCTTCCATTCCTGCTGCTAGGCTGTTCTGTGGAAGTTTGCAGAGTTTATATTATGGGTTTAATCGTCCATGGCATCAGCATCAGCAGCGGTAGGAGAAACTTTTCTGTTATTGCACCAAACTCTCAACATTTCGGTCATTCTGCTCCAGGTCTGAATTCATATCCATTTCACTAATTCTGTCTACAGGTATGTCATGACAATGCGGCCGTGCGAGCTCCATGAGCTCGAATGCCATTGCAGTGGATTCAGGACAACGAAATGGACACTGTTTTTCGTTGGAAATTTGGGCGTATGCCGTTGTAAAATTCATGTTTCAGAGAAATGCCGCTACAAAATGTATCTATGAGCTTGAAGTTATCTCAAAGCTATCAGTAACACATTATTTGGTCAATTGTTCAGATCGGGGATTAGATGCGAAAGAACTACAGAGCGTGGAAAAAATGTATTAAAAAAGAGGGTTTTCTACAGTTAATTAAGCTGTATACCTTGACTAAATTTGTACTGTCACTTCCCAACTTAGAAAGCACTAATCAAGAAGAGTAGTATTGTCAACGACAATTACCTGCATGTTCATTTGTTCCAGTCAGCATCTCATCTATGGTACAGACAACAGCAAGTGTTGGCTCTAAACTAACACATTGCAATTAAACAATTAATCTTTCCAATCTCCTACCGCCCCAGTTTCTTCATACTGCAAAAGAACAAATCATCACAAGAACAAGAGAACTAATCAGAACAAAACATGCAACTAATCAAATCACAAAGCGCGAACAGCTTCTTCTCGGAAAATCAATCACCTGCAATTCCTAGGCACACTCCAGGTGACAGAATGCCGGTCACTCCCGGGCGTCGCCATGAACCTCCTCCAGTCCTGGAGCATGAGCCCGAGGTCGTCGACCTTCCGGCGGAGGCCGACGCAGCAGTTGGCGTGCATGGTGCACACCGTGCTCAGATTCCGGCCGTGCTCGCAGAGGCCGGCGAAGAGGTCGGTGCTGAGGAACCTGATCCTGACGCCGAGGCGGGCGACGTAGGCGTCGCGCTTGATGAGGTTGAGCACGTCCTGGTCGTGGAGACCCGGGTGCCTCTCCCTCGCCGCGTACCAGTACCGGTagaacgccgccgtcgccgaggtcgAGCGCACGTACGCGAACCCGCCGTTGGGGCTGTTGCTGAGGTCGTCCGGGTCGCCGGTGAAGTGGTCGCAGGCGATCTGGAAGTCGCCGTCGTGGTGCAGGTGCGGCAGCGGGTTCCTGAACCACACGATGTCCGTGTCCTGACGAAAC
Coding sequences:
- the LOC9269331 gene encoding uncharacterized protein At4g15970 isoform X2, which gives rise to MIKNSEDARLERVLRAAAMANGTVILTTLNSAWAEPGSVVDVFLESFRIGDETRWLLDHLVMVSLDLTAHRRCLQIHRHCFALTTDDGFDFSGEKNFMTDGYLKMMWRRIDFLGHVLAKGYSFIFTDTDIVWFRNPLPHLHHDGDFQIACDHFTGDPDDLSNSPNGGFAYVRSTSATAAFYRYWYAARERHPGLHDQDVLNLIKRDAYVARLGVRIRFLSTDLFAGLCEHGRNLSTVCTMHANCCVGLRRKVDDLGLMLQDWRRFMATPGSDRHSVTWSVPRNCSMKKLGR